One window of the Streptomyces sp. TS71-3 genome contains the following:
- a CDS encoding DEAD/DEAH box helicase, with translation MSPAFPGRAPWGTAGKLRAWQQGAMDRYIQEQPRDFLAVATPGAGKTTFALTLASWLLHHHVVQQVTVVAPTEHLKKQWAEAAARIGIRLDPEYSAGPLSRDYHGIAITYAGVGVRPMLHRNRVEQRKTLVILDEIHHAGDSKSWGEACLEAFEPATRRLALTGTPFRSDTNPIPFVAYEEGNDGIRRSAADYTYGYGSALHDGVVRPVIFLSYSGNMRWRTKAGDEIAARLGEPMTKDAVSQAWRTALDPRGDWMPNVLSAADRRLSEVRKGIPDAGGLVIASDQDSARAYAKLLREVTGEKATVVLSDDGGASGRIDEFSEGDARWMVAVRMVSEGVDVPRLAVGVYATTISTPLFFAQAVGRFVRSRRRGETASVFLPTIPDLLGFAGEMEVERDHVLDKPKKDGEEDPYAESEKEMAEANREEDEDTGEQDALPFEALESDAVFDRVLYDGAEFGMQAHPGSDEEQDYLGIPGLLEPDQVQMLLQKRQARQIAHSRKKPDEEADLLELPAERRPVVSHKELMELRKRLNTLVSAYVHQSGKPHGVIHTELRKVCGGPASAEATAGQIRQRIAKVQEWATRMR, from the coding sequence CTGTCTCCCGCCTTTCCGGGCCGCGCGCCCTGGGGCACGGCGGGCAAGCTGCGTGCCTGGCAGCAGGGGGCCATGGACCGGTACATCCAGGAGCAGCCGCGGGACTTCCTGGCCGTGGCGACACCGGGAGCCGGCAAGACGACCTTCGCGCTGACCCTCGCCTCCTGGCTGCTGCACCACCACGTCGTGCAGCAGGTGACGGTGGTCGCGCCGACCGAGCACCTGAAGAAGCAGTGGGCCGAGGCCGCCGCGCGGATCGGCATCCGGCTCGACCCCGAGTACAGCGCGGGCCCGCTCAGCCGCGACTACCACGGCATCGCCATCACCTACGCGGGCGTGGGCGTGCGGCCCATGCTGCACCGCAACCGCGTCGAGCAGCGCAAGACCCTCGTCATCCTCGACGAGATCCACCACGCCGGCGACTCCAAGTCCTGGGGCGAGGCGTGCCTGGAGGCGTTCGAGCCCGCCACCCGGCGGCTCGCGCTCACCGGCACGCCGTTCCGCTCCGACACGAACCCCATCCCCTTCGTCGCGTACGAGGAGGGCAACGACGGGATCCGGCGGTCCGCCGCCGACTACACGTACGGATACGGCAGCGCGCTCCACGACGGCGTGGTGCGGCCGGTCATCTTCCTCAGCTACAGCGGCAACATGCGCTGGCGCACCAAGGCCGGCGACGAGATCGCCGCGCGCCTCGGCGAGCCGATGACCAAGGACGCCGTCTCGCAGGCCTGGCGCACGGCGCTCGACCCGCGAGGCGACTGGATGCCGAACGTGCTGAGCGCCGCCGACCGCCGCCTCAGCGAGGTCCGCAAGGGCATCCCCGACGCGGGCGGCCTCGTCATCGCCTCCGACCAGGACTCGGCACGCGCGTACGCGAAGCTGCTCCGCGAGGTCACCGGCGAGAAGGCCACCGTGGTGCTGTCGGACGACGGCGGCGCCTCCGGGCGCATCGACGAGTTCAGCGAGGGCGATGCCCGCTGGATGGTCGCGGTGCGGATGGTGTCGGAGGGCGTCGACGTGCCGCGGCTCGCGGTCGGCGTGTACGCGACGACGATCTCCACCCCGCTCTTCTTCGCCCAGGCGGTGGGCCGTTTCGTGCGGTCCAGGCGGCGCGGCGAGACCGCGTCCGTGTTCCTGCCGACCATCCCCGACCTGCTCGGCTTCGCGGGCGAGATGGAGGTCGAGCGGGACCACGTCCTCGACAAGCCGAAGAAGGACGGCGAGGAGGACCCGTACGCCGAGTCCGAGAAGGAGATGGCCGAGGCCAACAGGGAAGAGGACGAGGACACCGGCGAGCAGGACGCGCTGCCGTTCGAGGCCCTGGAGTCCGACGCGGTCTTCGACCGGGTGCTGTACGACGGCGCCGAGTTCGGCATGCAGGCGCACCCCGGCAGCGACGAGGAGCAGGACTACCTCGGCATCCCCGGGCTGCTGGAGCCGGACCAGGTGCAGATGCTGCTCCAGAAGCGGCAGGCACGGCAGATCGCGCACAGCCGGAAGAAGCCGGACGAGGAGGCCGATCTCCTCGAACTTCCCGCGGAGCGGCGGCCCGTGGTCAGCCACAAGGAGCTGATGGAGCTGCGGAAGCGGCTCAACACGCTGGTGAGTGCGTATGTCCACCAGAGTGGGAAGCCGCATGGGGTGATCCATACCGAGTTGCGGAAGGTGTGTGGGGGGCCGGCCAGTGCGGAGGCTACTGCGGGGCAGATTCGGCAGCGGATAGCCAAGGTGCAGGAGTGGGCTACGCGGATGCGGTGA
- a CDS encoding glycine betaine ABC transporter substrate-binding protein, translating to MRRTAFAALAAGLATVLTACGLTSGSPMVDTVRPGTIGKGRPLAGADFTVASKEFTEQLVLGAVLGIALEAAGAKVVDRTGIQGSFGARAAVQRGEADVSFEYTGTGWITYLGHTKPEPDPRKQWQKVHDEDLRNGLTWLAPADLNNTYALALNPANARKYGVHTLSDVAKLAKKDPGAVTLCVDGEFAVREDGLPGMERAYGMHVPASKIRKMDSGIVYTQVAKGACTFGEIFTTDGRVKALNLSVLRDDRHFFPNYNAAPQVSSATLKKYPAIRSILDPITRKLTNDVAQDLNGKVDVDGQDPHEVALDWLVKEGFVKR from the coding sequence CTGCGCAGGACCGCCTTCGCGGCGCTGGCCGCCGGCCTGGCGACCGTCCTGACCGCCTGCGGGCTCACCAGCGGCTCGCCGATGGTCGACACGGTCAGACCGGGCACCATCGGCAAGGGCCGGCCGCTCGCGGGCGCCGACTTCACCGTCGCCTCGAAGGAGTTCACCGAGCAACTGGTCCTCGGCGCGGTGCTGGGCATCGCGCTGGAGGCGGCGGGTGCGAAGGTCGTGGACCGGACCGGCATCCAGGGCTCGTTCGGCGCCCGTGCGGCCGTCCAGCGCGGCGAGGCGGACGTCTCGTTCGAGTACACGGGCACCGGCTGGATCACCTACCTCGGCCACACCAAGCCCGAGCCCGACCCGCGGAAGCAGTGGCAGAAGGTCCACGACGAGGACCTGCGCAACGGCCTCACGTGGCTGGCGCCCGCGGACCTCAACAACACCTACGCCCTGGCGCTCAATCCGGCCAACGCACGCAAGTACGGCGTCCACACCCTGTCGGACGTGGCGAAGCTGGCGAAGAAGGACCCCGGGGCGGTCACCCTCTGCGTGGACGGCGAGTTCGCCGTGCGGGAGGACGGCCTGCCGGGCATGGAGCGCGCCTACGGCATGCACGTGCCGGCCTCGAAGATCCGGAAGATGGACTCCGGCATCGTCTACACGCAGGTCGCGAAGGGTGCCTGCACCTTCGGCGAGATCTTCACGACCGACGGCCGCGTCAAGGCCCTGAACCTCAGCGTGCTCCGGGACGACCGGCACTTCTTCCCGAACTACAACGCCGCGCCGCAGGTCAGCTCGGCGACGCTGAAGAAGTACCCGGCCATACGGAGCATCCTCGACCCGATCACCAGGAAGCTCACCAACGACGTCGCCCAGGACCTCAACGGCAAGGTCGACGTGGACGGCCAGGATCCGCACGAGGTGGCGCTGGACTGGTTGGTGAAGGAGGGGTTCGTGAAGCGGTGA
- a CDS encoding ABC transporter permease → MTTPPRTDDADGTGQPDRAHGTEGTGDAYRSGGTGGTGGTSRTGGTGGSDEADGTGRDASAASATAREPARITWRKLVLVPSVLAAVLLVTWLWFRGADLDTISRNSLAGGNVRVRLWQHVQLSALSTFFVLIIAIPLGILLTRKPLRAAAPVALAVAAVGQAMPAIGLLALLVIRLGIGMRAALIGIVIYAVLPVLANTITGLRGTDPTLLEAARGIGMSPLAVLTRIELPLAVPLILAGVRTALVLNVGTATLATFGGGGGLGDLISTGMTDQRMPVLFLGSLLTVVLALLVDWLASLVELALLPRGLETSA, encoded by the coding sequence ATGACGACGCCACCCCGCACGGACGACGCGGACGGGACCGGTCAGCCTGATCGGGCGCACGGAACGGAAGGGACGGGCGACGCCTACAGGTCCGGTGGAACCGGCGGAACTGGCGGGACCAGCAGGACCGGTGGGACCGGTGGATCGGACGAGGCCGACGGGACCGGGCGCGACGCCTCGGCCGCCTCCGCGACCGCCCGGGAGCCCGCACGGATCACCTGGCGGAAGCTGGTGCTCGTGCCGTCGGTGCTCGCGGCGGTCCTGCTCGTCACCTGGCTGTGGTTCCGCGGCGCCGACCTGGACACGATCTCCCGCAACTCGCTGGCCGGCGGCAACGTCCGGGTCAGGCTCTGGCAGCACGTCCAACTCAGCGCGCTCTCCACGTTCTTCGTGCTGATCATCGCGATCCCGCTGGGCATCCTCCTCACCCGGAAGCCGCTGCGGGCGGCGGCGCCCGTGGCACTGGCGGTGGCCGCCGTCGGGCAGGCCATGCCCGCGATCGGGCTGCTGGCCCTGCTGGTGATCCGGCTCGGCATCGGCATGCGGGCCGCGCTGATCGGGATCGTCATCTACGCGGTGCTGCCGGTGCTCGCCAACACCATCACCGGCCTGCGCGGCACCGACCCCACGCTGCTGGAGGCGGCCCGCGGCATCGGCATGTCACCGCTCGCGGTGCTCACCCGCATCGAGCTGCCGCTCGCCGTGCCGCTGATCCTGGCCGGGGTGCGCACGGCGCTCGTCCTGAACGTCGGCACGGCCACCCTCGCCACGTTCGGCGGAGGCGGCGGCCTGGGCGACCTGATCAGCACCGGGATGACCGACCAGCGCATGCCGGTGCTCTTCCTCGGCTCGCTGCTGACCGTCGTCCTGGCGCTGCTCGTCGACTGGCTGGCGTCGCTGGTGGAACTGGCGCTGCTGCCCCGGGGATTGGAGACGAGCGCATGA
- a CDS encoding S16 family serine protease, with the protein MGGVFRLSRGKALVVCGVPVVGLIASAALAPLPFSVAQPGVTANVLGTYRGAEVVSVTGTPTRHTDGQLRMTTIAATGPDQDVYLGDVVDGWFRTDRTVLPHDSVYPGGNTQESERRNTEEMKQSQDSATTAALGYLGRKPSDVHVKLRLADVGGPSAGLLFSLGIIDKVAGDGSGGDLTGGRVVAGTGTIASDGSVGTVGGVALKTRAARRDGATVFLVPKGECSEAQTDLPKGLRLVAVTTLKGAIQSLRALRSGGSVPGC; encoded by the coding sequence ATTGGGGGTGTGTTTCGTCTGAGCCGGGGCAAGGCCCTCGTCGTCTGTGGTGTGCCTGTGGTGGGACTGATCGCCTCTGCCGCGCTCGCCCCGCTGCCCTTCTCCGTGGCACAGCCCGGAGTCACCGCGAACGTCCTGGGCACCTACCGGGGTGCCGAGGTCGTCAGCGTCACCGGCACGCCCACGCGGCACACCGATGGCCAGCTCAGGATGACCACGATCGCGGCCACCGGGCCCGACCAGGACGTCTACCTCGGCGACGTGGTCGACGGGTGGTTCCGCACCGACCGCACCGTCCTGCCCCACGACTCCGTCTACCCGGGCGGGAACACCCAGGAGAGCGAGCGGCGCAACACCGAGGAGATGAAGCAGTCGCAGGACAGCGCCACCACGGCGGCGCTCGGCTACCTCGGCAGGAAGCCCTCCGACGTGCACGTGAAGCTGCGCCTCGCCGACGTGGGCGGACCGAGCGCCGGGCTGCTCTTCTCGCTCGGCATCATCGACAAGGTGGCCGGCGACGGCAGCGGCGGCGATCTCACCGGCGGCCGGGTCGTCGCCGGCACCGGCACGATCGCCTCGGACGGCTCGGTGGGCACCGTCGGCGGGGTGGCCCTGAAGACCCGGGCGGCCCGGCGCGACGGCGCCACCGTCTTCCTCGTGCCCAAGGGGGAGTGCTCGGAGGCCCAGACGGACCTGCCCAAGGGCCTGCGCCTCGTGGCCGTCACCACCCTCAAGGGCGCCATCCAGTCACTGCGGGCACTGAGGTCCGGCGGATCGGTGCCGGGCTGCTGA
- a CDS encoding Lrp/AsnC family transcriptional regulator: MTIDRLDGRLLVLLAQEPRIGVLEASRRLGVARGTVQARLDRLQASGVIRGFGPQVDPAALGYPVTAFATLQIRQGQGADVRAHLATVPEVLELHTTTGSGDMLCRLVARSNADLQRVIDRVVGIDGIVRASTAIVMENPVPFRIVPLVEQASQDP, translated from the coding sequence TTGACGATCGACCGTCTGGACGGCAGGCTGCTGGTGCTGCTGGCGCAGGAGCCCCGGATCGGGGTCCTGGAGGCGTCCCGGCGGCTCGGCGTGGCCCGCGGCACGGTACAGGCCCGGCTGGACCGGTTGCAGGCGAGCGGCGTGATCCGCGGCTTCGGCCCCCAGGTGGACCCGGCCGCCCTCGGCTACCCGGTCACCGCCTTCGCGACGCTCCAGATCCGCCAGGGCCAGGGCGCCGACGTCCGCGCCCACCTCGCCACCGTTCCGGAGGTGCTGGAGCTGCACACCACCACCGGCAGCGGCGACATGCTCTGCCGCCTCGTGGCCCGCTCCAACGCCGACCTGCAACGCGTGATCGACCGAGTGGTGGGCATCGACGGGATCGTGCGCGCGTCCACCGCGATCGTCATGGAGAACCCGGTACCGTTCCGGATCGTCCCGCTGGTGGAGCAGGCATCCCAGGACCCGTGA
- a CDS encoding IclR family transcriptional regulator, which produces MTAETSQTLDRGLRVLKLLADTDHGLTVTELSTRLGVNRTVVYRLLATLEQHALVRRDLGGRARVGLGVLRLGRQVHPLVREAALPALRSLAEDVGATAHLTLVDGTEALAVAVVEPTWTDYHVAYRTGFRHALDQGAAGRAILAARQAMAKDPGYTLTYGELEAGASGAAAPLLGVSGVEGSVGVVMLSDTVPEEVGTRVVDAAREVAQALR; this is translated from the coding sequence GTGACCGCGGAGACATCCCAGACGCTCGACCGGGGCCTCAGGGTCCTCAAGCTGCTCGCCGACACCGACCACGGCCTGACCGTCACCGAACTCTCCACCCGGCTCGGCGTGAACCGCACCGTCGTCTACCGGCTGCTCGCCACCCTCGAACAGCATGCCCTGGTCCGCCGCGACCTGGGCGGCCGGGCCCGGGTCGGCCTCGGCGTGCTGCGCCTGGGGCGGCAGGTGCACCCGCTGGTGCGCGAGGCGGCGCTGCCGGCCCTGCGCTCGCTCGCCGAGGACGTCGGGGCGACCGCTCACCTCACCCTCGTCGACGGCACCGAGGCGCTGGCCGTCGCCGTCGTCGAGCCGACGTGGACGGACTACCACGTGGCGTACCGGACGGGTTTCCGGCACGCGCTGGACCAGGGCGCGGCGGGGCGGGCCATCCTGGCGGCCCGGCAGGCCATGGCCAAGGACCCGGGGTACACCCTGACGTACGGGGAACTGGAGGCCGGCGCGAGCGGAGCCGCGGCGCCGCTGCTCGGGGTGAGCGGGGTGGAGGGCAGCGTGGGCGTGGTGATGCTGTCGGACACCGTGCCGGAGGAAGTGGGCACCCGCGTGGTGGACGCCGCCCGAGAGGTGGCGCAGGCACTGCGCTGA
- a CDS encoding ABC transporter permease, with the protein MNFWDYLAGRHQQLLADTFQHASAVFQCIVVATVLGVLVGALTYRSDWAGTLAMTTGSTLLTIPSLAMIGLLVPIAGLGVAPTVIALTLYGLLPIVRNSVVGLRGVDATLVDAAKGIGMSRTARLLRVELPLAWPAILTGIRVSTQLLMGIAAIAAYASGPGLGNEIFRGIASLGSRNALNQVLAGTLGIVILALLFDAAYVLIGRLTIPRGIRV; encoded by the coding sequence GTGAACTTCTGGGACTATCTGGCGGGCCGCCACCAGCAGTTGCTGGCCGACACCTTCCAGCACGCCTCCGCCGTCTTCCAGTGCATCGTCGTGGCGACCGTCCTCGGCGTGCTGGTCGGCGCCCTCACCTACCGGAGCGACTGGGCGGGAACCCTCGCCATGACCACCGGCTCCACGCTCCTCACCATTCCCTCGCTCGCCATGATCGGTCTGCTGGTCCCGATCGCGGGCCTCGGCGTGGCGCCCACCGTGATCGCGCTGACGCTGTACGGGCTGCTGCCGATCGTCCGCAACTCCGTCGTGGGGCTGCGCGGCGTGGACGCCACCCTGGTGGACGCCGCGAAGGGCATCGGCATGTCGCGCACCGCCCGGCTGCTGCGGGTCGAACTGCCGCTCGCCTGGCCCGCGATACTGACCGGGATCCGGGTCTCCACGCAGCTGCTGATGGGCATCGCCGCCATCGCGGCCTACGCCTCCGGCCCCGGCCTCGGCAACGAGATCTTCCGCGGGATCGCCTCTCTGGGCAGCCGCAACGCGCTCAACCAGGTGCTCGCGGGCACCCTCGGCATCGTCATCCTGGCGCTGCTCTTCGACGCCGCCTACGTCCTGATCGGACGGCTCACCATCCCCAGGGGGATCCGTGTCTGA
- a CDS encoding ABC transporter ATP-binding protein, translating to MELEGLTKRYAGSQSPAVDHVTLDIKAGETVVLVGPSGCGKSTTLKMINRLIEPTSGRIRMGGEDVTRIDPVRLRRKVGYAIQSSGLFPHMTVAQNIALVPRMLGWPKARVKERVAEMLDLVGLDPGEFQGRYPRLLSGGQQQRVGVARALAADPPVLLMDEPFGAVDPITRDHLQDELIRLQRELRKTIVFVTHDFDEAIKLGDRIAVLREHSHIAQFDTPEAILTNPADDFVSGFVGAGAALKRLNLTRVREVEITDYPTVTLDDPLQEIFDRLRSGSTSELLLLDRRRRPYKWLRRGDLMLARSSLARAGTPVLDTVTRDATLRDALEAVLTDGAGRVAVTGRHGVYTGVVDMETLMNSVHELLAADHLDALDSRHELEDRRRRRARLEEQDQDQDGEALGEAPA from the coding sequence ATCGAGCTGGAGGGCCTCACCAAGCGCTACGCCGGCAGCCAGTCGCCCGCCGTCGACCACGTCACGCTGGACATCAAGGCCGGCGAGACGGTGGTCCTGGTCGGGCCCTCGGGCTGCGGCAAGTCCACCACCCTGAAGATGATCAACCGCCTGATCGAGCCGACGTCCGGGCGCATCAGGATGGGCGGCGAGGACGTCACCCGGATCGACCCGGTGCGGCTGCGCCGCAAGGTCGGCTACGCGATCCAGTCCTCCGGCCTCTTCCCGCACATGACCGTCGCCCAGAACATCGCCCTGGTGCCGAGGATGCTCGGCTGGCCGAAGGCCCGGGTGAAGGAGCGGGTGGCCGAGATGCTGGACCTGGTGGGGCTGGACCCGGGAGAGTTCCAGGGCCGCTATCCGCGCCTGCTCTCCGGCGGCCAGCAGCAGCGCGTCGGCGTCGCCAGGGCGCTCGCCGCGGATCCGCCGGTGCTGCTGATGGACGAGCCGTTCGGCGCGGTCGACCCGATCACCCGCGACCACCTCCAGGACGAGCTGATCCGCCTCCAGCGCGAGCTGCGCAAGACCATCGTCTTCGTCACGCACGACTTCGACGAGGCGATCAAGTTGGGCGACCGGATCGCGGTGCTGCGGGAGCACTCGCACATCGCGCAGTTCGACACCCCGGAGGCGATCCTCACCAACCCGGCCGACGACTTCGTCTCCGGCTTCGTCGGCGCGGGCGCGGCCCTGAAGCGGCTCAACCTCACCCGGGTGCGGGAGGTGGAGATCACCGACTACCCGACGGTGACGCTCGACGACCCGCTCCAGGAGATCTTCGACCGGCTGCGCTCCGGCAGCACGAGCGAGCTGCTGCTCCTGGACCGGCGCCGCCGCCCCTACAAGTGGCTGCGCCGCGGCGACCTGATGCTCGCCAGGAGCTCCCTGGCGCGGGCGGGCACGCCGGTGCTGGACACCGTCACGCGCGACGCCACGCTGCGGGACGCGCTGGAGGCGGTGCTCACCGACGGCGCCGGGCGGGTCGCCGTCACCGGGCGGCACGGCGTCTACACGGGCGTCGTGGACATGGAGACGCTGATGAACTCCGTCCACGAGCTGCTCGCCGCCGACCACCTCGACGCGCTGGACAGCAGGCACGAGCTGGAGGACCGGCGCCGCCGCAGGGCGCGCCTGGAGGAACAGGACCAGGACCAGGACGGCGAGGCGCTCGGGGAGGCACCGGCATGA
- the hppD gene encoding 4-hydroxyphenylpyruvate dioxygenase, translated as MATTSAHTPAPSQTPDTARQADPFPVKGMDAVVFAVGNAKQAAHYYSSAFGMRLVAYAGPENGSRETASYVLENGSARFVFTSVVKPATDWGRFLASHVAEHGDGVVDLAIEVPDAHAAYAYATAHGARGLAEPYEVKDEHGTVVLAAIATYGTTRHTLVERSGYTGPYLPGYAAADPIVPPPAHRTFQAVDHCVGNVELGRMNEWVEFYNKVMGFTNMKEFVGDDIATEYSALMSKVVADGTLKVKFPINEPAVGKKKSQIDEYLEFYGGAGVQHIALATNDIVRTVRTMKEAGVSFLNTPDSYYDTLGEWVGETRVPIDTLRELRILADRDEDGYLLQIFTKPVQDRPTVFFEIIERHGSMGFGKGNFKALFEAIEREQEIRGNL; from the coding sequence ATGGCAACGACATCAGCGCACACCCCAGCGCCCTCCCAGACCCCCGACACCGCCCGGCAGGCCGACCCCTTCCCGGTGAAGGGCATGGACGCCGTCGTCTTCGCCGTGGGCAACGCCAAGCAGGCCGCCCACTACTACTCCTCCGCCTTCGGCATGCGGCTCGTCGCCTACGCGGGCCCCGAGAACGGCAGCCGTGAGACGGCGAGTTACGTCCTGGAGAACGGCTCCGCGCGGTTCGTGTTCACGTCCGTCGTGAAGCCGGCCACCGACTGGGGCCGGTTCCTCGCCTCCCACGTCGCCGAGCACGGCGACGGCGTCGTCGACCTCGCCATCGAGGTGCCCGACGCGCACGCCGCCTACGCCTACGCCACCGCGCACGGCGCCCGCGGCCTCGCCGAGCCGTACGAGGTGAAGGACGAGCACGGCACCGTCGTGCTCGCCGCGATCGCCACGTACGGCACCACCCGGCACACGCTCGTCGAGCGGTCCGGCTACACCGGCCCCTACCTGCCCGGGTACGCCGCGGCCGACCCGATCGTGCCGCCGCCCGCGCACCGCACCTTCCAGGCCGTCGACCACTGCGTCGGCAACGTGGAACTGGGCCGCATGAACGAGTGGGTCGAGTTCTACAACAAGGTGATGGGCTTCACGAACATGAAGGAGTTCGTGGGCGACGACATCGCCACCGAGTACAGCGCCCTGATGTCGAAGGTGGTGGCCGACGGAACGCTCAAGGTGAAGTTCCCCATCAACGAGCCCGCGGTCGGCAAGAAGAAGTCGCAGATCGACGAGTACCTGGAGTTCTACGGCGGCGCGGGCGTGCAGCACATCGCGCTCGCCACCAACGACATCGTGCGCACGGTGCGCACGATGAAGGAGGCGGGCGTCTCCTTCCTGAACACGCCCGACTCGTACTACGACACGTTGGGCGAGTGGGTCGGGGAGACGCGGGTGCCCATCGACACCCTCCGCGAGCTGCGGATCCTCGCGGACCGCGACGAGGACGGGTACCTGTTGCAGATCTTCACCAAGCCCGTCCAGGACCGGCCGACGGTGTTCTTCGAGATCATCGAGCGGCACGGGTCGATGGGCTTCGGCAAGGGGAACTTCAAGGCGCTGTTCGAGGCGATCGAGCGGGAGCAGGAGATTCGCGGCAACCTGTAG
- a CDS encoding MFS transporter encodes MSALEPRDAPAGAAETADEPDGEGAAADPGAEAAPEADGARGVLSPPYLPLSLGIVSVVLVIAFEATAVGTAMPVAARELHGLSLYAFGFSAFFTTSLLGMVLAGQWADRQGPLASLGTGIGAFAAGLVVAGTASSMWLFVLGRAVQGLGGGLVIVALYVVVGRAYPERLRPSIMAGFAAGWVVPSVVGPLVSGAVTEQLGWRWVFLGIPVLVVFPLALALPQIRRRASGPPESIPAGAPEPIPSGAPEPIPSGARAGAASGAGAAGNPEATAAPDAGRAARAAGRRRIRLALGVSVGAGLVQYAAQDLAWRSLIPLAAGAALLVPSVLRLLPPGTYRAVRGLPSVVLLRGVAAGSFIAAESFVPLMLVTQRGLSPTLAGLSLALGGATWSLGSYVQSRPRAQPHRERLMAAGMLLVTLAIAAVPTALIEAVPVWIVALAWGVGCLGMGLVISSTSVLLLKLSAPHEAGANSAALQISDGLSNALLLAAGGAAFAALGGGSVAPADTAGSAAATATASHPAAFTVVFLPMAVVALAGVWVTTRLRKREREPGRV; translated from the coding sequence ATGAGCGCCCTTGAACCGCGCGACGCCCCGGCCGGCGCCGCCGAGACCGCCGATGAGCCGGACGGGGAGGGAGCGGCGGCCGACCCCGGGGCGGAGGCCGCGCCCGAAGCCGACGGCGCACGCGGCGTGCTGAGCCCGCCGTACCTGCCGCTCAGCCTCGGGATCGTCTCCGTCGTCCTGGTGATCGCCTTCGAGGCGACCGCCGTCGGCACCGCCATGCCCGTCGCCGCCCGCGAGTTGCACGGCCTCTCGCTCTACGCCTTCGGCTTCTCCGCGTTCTTCACGACCAGCCTGCTGGGGATGGTCCTGGCCGGGCAGTGGGCCGACCGGCAGGGGCCGCTCGCGTCGCTCGGCACCGGCATCGGGGCCTTCGCCGCGGGACTCGTGGTGGCCGGAACCGCGAGCTCCATGTGGCTGTTCGTCCTGGGCAGGGCCGTCCAGGGGCTGGGCGGCGGCCTGGTGATCGTGGCGCTGTACGTGGTCGTGGGGCGGGCCTACCCGGAGCGGCTGCGGCCGTCGATCATGGCGGGGTTCGCGGCCGGGTGGGTGGTCCCCTCCGTGGTGGGGCCGCTGGTCTCGGGCGCGGTCACCGAACAGCTCGGCTGGCGCTGGGTGTTCCTCGGCATCCCCGTCCTCGTCGTCTTCCCGCTGGCGCTCGCCCTGCCGCAGATACGGCGCCGTGCCTCGGGGCCGCCGGAGTCGATCCCGGCCGGGGCCCCGGAACCGATCCCGTCTGGGGCCCCGGAGCCGATCCCGTCTGGGGCCCGGGCCGGGGCTGCCTCCGGAGCCGGCGCCGCAGGGAACCCCGAAGCGACCGCGGCCCCGGACGCCGGGCGTGCCGCACGGGCGGCCGGCCGCCGCCGTATCCGTCTCGCGCTGGGCGTCTCGGTCGGCGCGGGTCTGGTGCAGTACGCCGCCCAGGACCTGGCCTGGCGCTCCCTGATCCCGCTGGCCGCCGGCGCGGCGCTGCTGGTGCCCTCGGTGCTGCGGCTGCTGCCGCCCGGCACGTACCGGGCGGTCCGCGGGCTGCCGTCCGTGGTGCTGCTGCGGGGGGTCGCGGCCGGATCGTTCATCGCGGCGGAGTCGTTCGTGCCGCTGATGCTGGTCACCCAGCGCGGCCTGTCGCCGACGCTCGCCGGGCTCTCGCTGGCGCTGGGCGGCGCCACCTGGTCGCTGGGCAGCTACGTGCAGTCCAGGCCCCGCGCCCAGCCGCACCGGGAGCGGCTGATGGCGGCCGGGATGCTGCTTGTCACGCTCGCCATCGCGGCGGTGCCCACCGCGCTGATCGAGGCCGTGCCCGTCTGGATCGTCGCGCTCGCCTGGGGCGTCGGCTGCCTGGGCATGGGCCTGGTGATCTCGTCCACCAGCGTGCTGCTGCTCAAGCTGTCCGCGCCGCACGAGGCGGGCGCCAACTCCGCGGCGCTGCAGATCTCCGACGGTCTCTCCAACGCGCTGCTACTCGCCGCGGGCGGCGCCGCGTTCGCCGCGCTCGGCGGTGGATCGGTCGCCCCGGCGGACACGGCCGGCTCGGCGGCGGCCACCGCAACCGCCTCCCACCCCGCCGCGTTCACCGTGGTCTTCCTGCCGATGGCGGTCGTCGCCCTGGCCGGCGTGTGGGTCACCACGCGGCTGCGGAAGCGGGAGCGGGAGCCTGGGCGCGTCTGA